One segment of Lachancea thermotolerans CBS 6340 chromosome E complete sequence DNA contains the following:
- a CDS encoding KLTH0E16742p (conserved hypothetical protein) — protein MAALPHLLKLPCSIRELVDKNFIDDWISLQLISELGSDYSTPAFDLYYWLFNKKYETETIDMSQLHGSLATLMGYRRASSAFIMKELEKIILLDYLGAVPISEKEQVRRDLDLKLTEINLESTRNTEEILEFKDISRDTINKVNRHECFDYIGSQLRTLVSGNRLEILQLRVMGNIYLEEVEKIDMSDLADKLKEDLGPHCGIFVSRLQHFLLTKSEDFNEKPQGLLLR, from the coding sequence ATGGCCGCTCTGCCTCATCTCCTCAAGCTCCCGTGCTCTATTCGTGAACTTGttgacaaaaactttatCGATGATTGGATATCATTACAACTCATATCTGAATTAGGGTCTGACTACAGCACACCCGCTTTCGACTTGTATTAttggcttttcaacaagaaatATGAGACAGAGACAATTGATATGAGCCAACTTCATGGATCTTTGGCAACTTTAATGGGTTACCGCAGAGCTAGTAGTGCTTTTATAATGaaggagctggaaaaaataATACTTCTTGATTACTTGGGCGCGGTGCCAATATcggagaaagaacaagtcaGGAGAGATCTTGATCTCAAGCTTACCGAAATCAACCTTGAATCCACAAGAAATACTGAGGAAATTCTAGAGTTTAAGGATATTAGCAGAGATACGATCAACAAGGTCAATAGGCATGAATGCTTTGATTACATCGGATCCCAGCTCAGAACGCTAGTTTCTGGCAACCGTTTGGAAATTTTGCAGCTAAGAGTTATGGGAAATATTTACCtagaagaagttgaaaagattgataTGAGTGATCTTGCTGACAAACTAAAAGAGGACCTCGGGCCGCACTGCGGCATATTTGTGTCTCGCCTTCAACATTTCCTTTTGACTAAGAGCGAAGACTTCAACGAAAAGCCACAGGGCTTGTTATTAAGGTGA
- the SSU1 gene encoding Ssu1p (weakly similar to uniprot|Q2VQ77 Saccharomyces cerevisiae YPL092W SSU1 Plasma membrane sulfite pump involved in sulfite metabolism and required for efficient sulfite efflux major facilitator superfamily protein), with protein MKSVFKGLEHLLVDEFSPFWFAQVVGTGICSTILHSYQMPWLLWCSYIMFSIASLLLILTLALMLTNMTRTVRKTGLRQYFAKYFDEPGNNVFWAFLPMGLGTLVNFLSQLCNHELKDSRRSRRLSIAVYSLWCLNTVISFATAWGVKFLLWRSREDKEVFNQDKLGQRNSGEALKPPHLLPIIPLLVVSSSSGLFTMSASFAHFADRKIQLSILIATSLIWLHAIFLAFFIICSCVWGFYINRFPPGKLAFTMFLIIGPLGQASFGILLLTDNIKRYIMLYLPITHKESVNAHIGNLIAAMSFKTLGFAAGLALISLGIFFTVMAFAAILSSSRKTPPDERKFKMVTFHKGWWAMPFPLGTMAVANKEFSRQYTPQIGGRVFEVIGIIYAVLCTTAVVTCMMGSIYIFCTAWKTTILEDQKNRLAKGVSINRPHELDV; from the coding sequence ATGAAGTCGGTATTCAAGGGTCTCGAGCATCTCCTGGTCGATGAATTCAGTCCATTTTGGTTTGCGCAAGTCGTTGGGACAGGAATTTGCTCGACAATATTACACTCTTACCAGATGCCATGGTTACTTTGGTGTTCTTATATTATGTTTAGCATAGCCTCGCTTTTACTGATACTGACGCTTGCTCTTATGCTGACGAACATGACTCGCACCGTGAGAAAGACGGGGCTTAGGCAATACTTTGCCAAATATTTCGATGAGCCTGGAAATAATGTTTTTTGGGCATTTTTACCAATGGGATTGGGAACACTGGTAAATTTCCTATCGCAGCTCTGCAACCATGAGCTAAAAGattcaagaagatcaagaagacttTCAATTGCTGTTTATTCACTGTGGTGCCTTAATACTGTCATCTCTTTTGCAACAGCATGGGGCGTCAAATTTCTTTTATGGAGAAGCCGTGAAGACAAGGAAGTCTTTAACCAAGACAAGCTTGGCCAAAGAAATAGCGGCGAGGCCTTGAAGCCGCCTCACCTCCTCCCCATTATTCCATTGCTCGTCGTGAGCTCAAGCAGTGGGCTGTTTACTATGTCAGCTTCTTTCGCACATTTTGCGGACCGCAAGATCCAGCTTTCGATTTTGATAGCCACAAGTTTGATTTGGCTTCATGCGATCTTTCTTGCCTTTTTTATTATTTGCTCCTGCGTTTGGGGATTTTACATAAACCGGTTTCCTCCAGGCAAGTTGGCTTTCacaatgtttttgataatcGGACCTCTAGGCCAAGCGAGCTTCGGAATCTTGCTATTAACGGATAACATCAAACGTTACATTATGCTTTACCTTCCAATTACACATAAAGAATCTGTTAATGCTCATATTGGGAATTTGATAGCAGCaatgtctttcaaaactctcGGATTTGCAGCTGGACTTGCATTGATATCCTTGGGCATATTTTTCACTGTGATGGCTTTTGCCGCAATCCTTTCTTCAAGCAGAAAAACTCCGCCCGATGAGCGtaaattcaaaatggtAACATTTCACAAGGGCTGGTGGGCAATGCCGTTTCCTCTAGGTACTATGGCGGTCGCAAACAAAGAATTCAGCAGGCAATATACACCGCAGATAGGGGGCAGAGTATTCGAGGTGATAGGAATAATTTACGCAGTATTGTGCACTACAGCCGTCGTAACATGCATGATGGGAAGTATCTACATTTTTTGCacagcttggaaaacaacCATTCTCgaagatcaaaaaaacaggCTTGCCAAGGGAGTTAGCATCAATCGCCCACATGAATTGGATGTTTGA